One window of the Clupea harengus chromosome 20, Ch_v2.0.2, whole genome shotgun sequence genome contains the following:
- the LOC105897376 gene encoding solute carrier family 22 member 5-like, whose amino-acid sequence MRDFDQITAFLGEWGPYQKLIFILLSLSSIPNGYVGMTMVFLADIPPHHCRLPFLNSSYGGLGYNLSIPTEEVKGEIILSRCRRYTEQGDSDAVFRNDTEGCLDGWVFSKERYVSTIVTEWDLVCDHEWKTPFSVTVFFFGVLAGSLLSGMISDRYGRKFVFFATMAVQTVFSLIQAASNSWEMFCVLYFIVGLGQIANYCAAFILGCELLSKSYRITFATLGISMAYAVGYACLPLFAYFIRDWRMLLVALSVPGLLYIPLWWYIPESPRWLLSQGRVEEAEAIIRAAARKNGITPPDFIFKRDDTAELMEKEDVDSQKKCTWLDLLRTTNIRNITILNIIIWSIVSLTYYGLSLNTPNMDGDPYLNCLLASGTEFVGYMMMWLAGRYISRRLTLSTSVLFCGIMLLLIKLVPAELGALSVTLAMFGKISITGAFVFIYLYGIELLPTVVRNMGLGVTTMASRIGSCFSPYIAYMGTYNKALPYIIMGCISIICAILSLLLPETKDEELPEYISQVKPLQWC is encoded by the exons ATGAGGGATTTTGATCAAATCACTGCATTTCTAGGTGAGTGGGGGCCTTATCAAAAACTGATCTTCATTCTCCTGAGCCTCAGTAGCATTCCCAATGGATATGTGGGAATGACAATGGTTTTCCTGGCGGACATTCCTCCTCACCACTGCAGGCTTCCATTCCTGAACAGTAGCTATGGAGGACTGGGCTACAATTTGTCCATCCCGACTGAGGAAGTGAAAGGAGAGATCATCCTGAGTCGCTGCAGACGCTACACTGAACAGGGGGACTCTGATGCTGTCTTTAGGAATGACACAGAGGGCTGTCTGGATGGCTGGGTGTTCAGCAAGGAGAGATACGTGTCCACCATTGTAACTGAG TGGGATCTGGTGTGTGACCATGAATGGAAAACTCCTTTCTCAGTCACTGTATTCTTCTTTGGGGTATTGGCTGGATCGCTTCTGTCAGGAATGATATCGGACCG GTATGGAAGAAAGTTCGTCTTCTTTGCGACAATGGCAGTGCAAACTGTGTTTAGTTTAATTCAGGCAGCCTCCAACAGCTGGgaaatgttctgtgtgttgtaCTTCATTGTTGGATTGGGACAAATAGCAAATTATTGTGCAGCTTTTATTCTTG gaTGTGAGCTTCTGAGCAAGTCGTATCGTATCACTTTCGCCACTCTGGGTATTAGCATGGCTTATGCCGTAGGCTACGCGTGTCTCCCTCTTTTTGCCTACTTCATCCGGGACTGGAGGATGCTTCTGGTGGCCTTGTCTGTTCCAGGACTCCTGTACATACCATTGTGGTG gtacaTACCAGAATCTCCACGCTGGCTACTGTCTCAGGGTCGAGTGGAAGAGGCTGAGGCCATCATTCGAGCTGCTGCCAGGAAGAATGGCATCACTCCTCCTGACTTCATCTTCAAGCGAGACGACACCGCAGAGCTGATG GAAAAGGAAGATGTAGATAGTCAGAAAAAATGTACATGGCTGGATCTCCTAAGAACAAcaaatataagaaatatcacaaTCCTGAACATAATCATTTG GTCAATAGTATCTCTGACTTACTACGGACTGTCATTGAACACCCCTAATATGGATGGAGATCCTTACCTCAACTGTCTCCTTGCTTCTGGTACGGAGTTTGTCGGGTACATGATGATGTGGTTGGCTGGGCGCTACATTTCACGACGCCTCACATTGTCAACCAGTGTACTCTTTTGTGGGATCATGCTGCTGCTCATCAAGCTTGTTCCAGCgg AACTCGGTGCTCTGAGTGTCACCCTGGCCATGTTTGGAAAAATCTCCATCACCGGggcctttgtttttatttacctCTATGGCATTGAGCTGCTTCCTACAGTGGTTCGTAATATGGGCCTGGGGGTCACCACTATGGCCTCCCGGATAGGCAGCTGTTTCTCTCCTTACATAGCCTACATGG GGACATATAATAAGGCTCTGCCCTATATTATAATGGGGTGCATCTCCATAATATGTGCTATCCTAAGCCTGCTGTTACCAGAAACAAAAGATGAAGAACTTCCAGAATACATCAGCCAAGTGAAACCTCTTCAGTG GTGCTGA
- the LOC105897377 gene encoding solute carrier family 22 member 5-like — protein sequence MRDFDQITAFLGEWGPYQKLIFILLSLSSIPNGYVGMTMVFLADIPPHHCRLPFLNSSYGGLGYNLSIPTEEVKGKIILSRCRRYTEQGDSDAVFRNDTEGCLDGWVFSKERYVSTIVTEWDLVCDHEWKTPFSVTVFFFGVLVGSLLSGMISDRYGRKLVFFATMAVQTVFSLIQAASNSWEMFCVLYFIVGLGQIANYCAAFILGCELLSKSYRITFATLGISMAYAVGYACLPLFAYFIRDWRMLLVALSVPGLLYIPLWWYIPESPRWLLSQGRVEEAEAIIRAAAKKNGITPPDVIFKQDDTAELMEKEDVDSQKKYTWLDLLRTTNIRNITILNIIIWSIVSLTYFGLSLNTPNMDGDPYLNCLLASGTEFVGYMMMWFAGRYISRRLTLSTSVLFCGIMLLLIKLVPAELGALSVTLAMFGKISITGAFVFIYLYGIELLPTVVRNMGLGVTTMASRIGSCFSPYIAYMGTYNKVLPYIILGCISIICAILSLLLPETKDEELPEYISQVKPLQWWVAEFYQNQNQNQNNFIGQVYSHIQEIDVAIAIAVNLIVVHLGF from the exons ATGAGGGATTTTGATCAAATCACTGCATTTCTAGGTGAGTGGGGGCCTTATCAAAAACTGATCTTCATTCTCCTGAGCCTCAGTAGCATTCCCAATGGATATGTGGGAATGACAATGGTTTTCCTGGCGGACATTCCTCCTCACCACTGCAGGCTTCCATTCCTGAACAGTAGCTATGGAGGACTGGGCTACAATTTGTCCATCCCGACTGAGGAAGTAAAAGGGAAGATCATCCTGAGTCGCTGCAGACGCTACACTGAACAGGGGGACTCTGATGCTGTTTTTAGGAATGACACAGAGGGCTGTCTGGATGGCTGGGTGTTCAGCAAGGAGAGATACGTGTCCACCATTGTAACTGAG TGGGATCTGGTGTGTGACCATGAATGGAAAACTCCTTTCTCAGTCACTGTATTCTTCTTTGGGGTATTGGTAGGATCGCTTCTGTCAGGAATGATATCGGACCG GTATGGAAGAAAGTTGGTCTTCTTTGCCACAATGGCAGTGCAAACTGTGTTTAGTTTAATTCAGGCAGCCTCCAACAGCTGGgaaatgttctgtgtgttatACTTCATTGTTGGATTGGGACAAATAGCAAATTATTGTGCAGCTTTTATTCTTG GATGTGAGCTTCTGAGCAAGTCGTATCGTATCACTTTCGCCACTCTGGGTATTAGCATGGCTTATGCCGTAGGCTACGCATGTCTCCCTCTTTTTGCCTACTTCATCCGGGACTGGAGGATGCTTCTGGTGGCCTTGTCTGTTCCAGGACTCCTGTACATACCATTGTGGTG gtacaTACCAGAGTCTCCTCGCTGGCTACTGTCTCAGGGTCGAGTGGAAGAGGCTGAGGCCATCATTCGAGCTGCTGCCAAGAAGAATGGCATCACTCCTCCTGACGTCATCTTCAAGCAAGACGACACCGCAGAGCTGATG GAAAAGGAAGATGTAGATAGTCAGAAAAAATATACATGGCTGGATCTCCTAAGAACAAcaaatataagaaatatcacaaTCCTGAACATAATCATTTG GTCAATAGTATCCCTGACTTACTTCGGACTGTCATTGAACACCCCTAATATGGATGGAGATCCTTACCTCAACTGTCTCCTTGCTTCTGGTACGGAGTTTGTCGGGTACATGATGATGTGGTTTGCTGGGCGCTACATTTCACGACGCCTCACATTGTCAACCAGTGTACTCTTTTGTGGGATCATGCTGCTGCTCATCAAGCTTGTTCCAGCgg AACTCGGTGCTCTGAGTGTCACCCTGGCCATGTTTGGAAAAATCTCTATCACCGGggcctttgtttttatttacctCTATGGCATTGAGCTGCTTCCTACAGTGGTTCGTAATATGGGCCTGGGGGTCACCACTATGGCCTCCCGGATAGGCAGCTGTTTCTCTCCTTACATAGCCTACATGG GGACATATAATAAGGTTCTGCCCTATATTATATTGGGGTGCATCTCCATAATATGTGCTATCCTAAGCCTGCTGTTACCAGAAACAAAAGATGAAGAACTTCCAGAATACATCAGCCAAGTGAAACCTCTTCAGTGGTGGGTAGCTGAGttctatcagaatcagaatcagaatcagaataattttattggccaagtatattCTCACATACAGGAAATTGATGTAGCTATCGCTATTGCTGTAAATTTGATTGTGGTACATTTGGGATTTTGA